A genomic segment from Pseudoduganella chitinolytica encodes:
- a CDS encoding homoserine dehydrogenase produces the protein MKSIRIGLLGVGNVGGGTFDVLKRNQEEIRRRAGRGIEVVAVSARNTERAKARTGGAVTVVNDPFDIVNDPSIDIVVELIGGYDTARELVLQAIANGKHVVTANKALLAVHGNEIFKAAQEKGVMVAFEAAVAGGIPIIKALREGLTANRIEWLAGIINGTTNFILSEMRDKGLDFDTVLKQAQALGYAEADPTFDIEGIDAAHKATIMSAIAFGIPVQFSKAHVEGITKLEAIDIRYAEQLGYRIKLLGIAKRAKVNGAEGIELRVHPTLIPAKRLIANVEGAMNAVLVQGDAIGATLYYGKGAGAEPTASAVIADLVDITRLATADPEHRVPHLAFQPGELADIAILPMAEVTTSYYLRMRVTDQPGVLADLTRILADSAISIDAMMQKEPAEGETQADIIMLTHQTQEKKVLDAIARMEGLPTVLGSVTKIRLENLS, from the coding sequence ATGAAATCGATAAGAATAGGTTTGCTGGGCGTTGGCAACGTGGGCGGCGGCACTTTCGACGTCCTGAAACGTAACCAGGAAGAGATCCGCCGCCGCGCCGGCCGCGGCATCGAAGTGGTGGCCGTCTCGGCCCGCAACACGGAGCGGGCCAAGGCACGCACGGGCGGCGCCGTCACCGTCGTGAACGATCCGTTCGACATCGTCAACGACCCGTCGATCGACATCGTCGTCGAACTGATCGGCGGCTACGACACCGCACGCGAACTGGTGCTGCAGGCAATCGCCAACGGCAAGCACGTCGTCACCGCCAACAAGGCGCTGCTGGCGGTGCATGGCAACGAGATCTTCAAGGCCGCCCAGGAAAAAGGCGTGATGGTGGCGTTCGAGGCGGCGGTTGCCGGCGGCATCCCCATCATCAAGGCGCTGCGCGAAGGCCTGACGGCCAACCGCATCGAATGGCTGGCCGGGATCATCAACGGCACCACCAACTTCATCCTGTCCGAGATGCGCGACAAGGGACTCGATTTCGACACCGTACTGAAGCAGGCGCAGGCCCTGGGCTATGCCGAAGCCGATCCGACCTTCGACATCGAAGGGATCGACGCGGCGCACAAGGCCACCATCATGTCCGCCATCGCGTTCGGCATCCCCGTGCAGTTCTCGAAGGCGCACGTGGAAGGCATCACCAAACTGGAAGCGATCGATATCCGCTACGCCGAGCAGCTGGGCTACCGCATCAAGCTGCTGGGCATCGCCAAGCGCGCCAAGGTCAATGGCGCCGAGGGCATCGAGCTGCGCGTGCACCCGACGCTGATTCCGGCCAAGCGCCTGATCGCCAACGTCGAAGGCGCGATGAACGCCGTGCTGGTACAGGGCGACGCGATCGGCGCCACGCTGTACTACGGTAAAGGCGCGGGCGCGGAGCCGACGGCATCGGCGGTCATCGCCGACCTGGTCGACATCACGCGCCTGGCCACGGCCGATCCGGAGCACCGCGTGCCGCACCTCGCGTTCCAGCCGGGCGAACTGGCCGACATCGCGATCCTGCCGATGGCGGAGGTGACGACCAGCTATTACCTGCGCATGCGCGTGACGGACCAGCCGGGCGTGCTGGCGGACCTGACCCGCATCCTGGCCGACAGCGCCATCTCGATCGACGCGATGATGCAGAAGGAGCCAGCCGAAGGCGAGACCCAGGCCGACATCATCATGCTGACGCACCAGACGCAGGAGAAGAAGGTGCTGGACGCGATCGCGCGCATGGAAGGCCTGCCGACGGTACTGGGCAGCGTCACCAAGATCCGGCTCGAAAACCTGAGTTGA
- a CDS encoding Mth938-like domain-containing protein, with product MKLHASNTKQYQTVTGYFPGGVEINAQPFDYSLMMLPETPPRPWPVLAFEQLTVEHFEQLLAEQPDVVILGTGERQRFVHPRLSAPLTSRHIGVDCMDTNAACRTYNILMGEGRKVLLALIIEK from the coding sequence ATGAAGCTTCACGCCAGCAACACCAAGCAGTACCAGACGGTGACGGGCTATTTCCCGGGCGGTGTCGAGATCAATGCCCAGCCTTTCGACTACAGCCTGATGATGCTGCCGGAGACGCCGCCGCGCCCGTGGCCCGTCTTGGCCTTCGAGCAGCTGACCGTCGAGCATTTCGAGCAGTTGCTGGCCGAGCAGCCGGACGTCGTGATCCTCGGCACCGGCGAGCGCCAGCGTTTCGTCCACCCGCGCCTGTCGGCGCCATTGACGTCGCGCCATATCGGCGTCGACTGCATGGACACCAATGCCGCCTGCCGTACCTACAATATCCTGATGGGCGAAGGCCGCAAGGTACTGCTCGCCCTGATTATCGAAAAATGA
- the cueR gene encoding Cu(I)-responsive transcriptional regulator codes for MNIGQAAAASGITAKMIRYYESIGLLPAAARTDSGYRVYGERELHVLRFIRRARKLGFSLERIAELLSLWRDDGRASADVKRVALAHVTELEERIRELTEMRDTLATLADCCHGDDRPDCPILQTLGSNV; via the coding sequence ATGAACATCGGCCAGGCCGCCGCCGCTTCGGGCATCACTGCCAAGATGATCCGCTATTACGAGAGCATCGGCCTGCTGCCGGCGGCTGCCCGCACCGACAGCGGCTACCGGGTCTACGGCGAGCGCGAACTGCACGTGCTGCGCTTCATCCGCCGCGCGCGCAAGCTGGGCTTCTCGCTCGAACGCATCGCCGAACTGCTGTCGTTGTGGCGCGACGACGGCCGCGCCAGTGCGGATGTCAAGCGCGTCGCGCTGGCGCACGTGACGGAGCTGGAGGAGCGCATCCGCGAACTGACGGAGATGCGCGACACGCTGGCGACGCTGGCCGACTGCTGCCATGGCGACGACCGGCCCGACTGCCCGATCTTGCAAACCCTCGGCAGCAACGTATAA
- a CDS encoding pyridoxal phosphate-dependent aminotransferase, whose product MRPIQKSNKLAEVCYEIRGPVPEKARQMEEEGHKITKLNIGNLAVFGFDPPDEIVQDMKIQLPNAAGYTDSKGMFAPRKAVMHYTQEKNIAGVTIDDIYLGNGASELIVMAMNALLNNGDEVLVPAPDYPLWTAAVSLSGGRPVHYICDEQQDWYPDIDDMRRKITPNTKAIVVINPNNPTGALYPDEVLLQIIGLAREFGLIIYADEIYDKVLYDGVVHTSIAALCDDLLVVTFNGLSKNYRACGYRAGWMVLSGEKRHAKDYIEGLNMLASMRLCANAPGQFAIQTALGGYQSIHDLVSPGGRLLKQRDLAYQLLTDIPGISVVKPKAALYMFPRLDPKIYPIADDQQFAYDLLAETKVLIVQGTGFNWIAPDHFRVVFLPNTDDMTEAFGRIARFLEGYRRRHGRG is encoded by the coding sequence TTGCGACCGATTCAGAAATCGAACAAGCTGGCCGAAGTTTGCTATGAAATCCGTGGTCCCGTGCCGGAAAAGGCACGCCAGATGGAGGAAGAGGGCCACAAGATCACCAAGCTCAATATCGGCAACCTGGCCGTCTTCGGCTTCGATCCGCCCGACGAGATCGTGCAGGACATGAAGATCCAGCTGCCCAACGCGGCCGGCTACACGGATTCGAAGGGCATGTTCGCGCCGCGCAAGGCGGTGATGCACTATACCCAGGAAAAGAACATCGCAGGCGTGACGATCGACGATATCTACCTGGGCAACGGCGCCTCCGAGCTGATCGTGATGGCGATGAACGCGCTCCTGAACAACGGCGACGAAGTGCTGGTGCCGGCGCCGGACTATCCGCTGTGGACCGCGGCCGTCAGCCTGTCCGGCGGGCGTCCCGTCCACTACATCTGCGACGAGCAGCAGGACTGGTACCCCGACATCGACGACATGCGCCGCAAGATCACGCCCAACACCAAGGCGATCGTCGTCATCAATCCGAACAATCCGACCGGCGCGCTGTATCCGGACGAGGTGCTGCTGCAGATTATCGGCCTGGCACGCGAATTCGGCCTGATCATCTATGCCGACGAGATCTACGACAAGGTGCTGTACGACGGTGTCGTGCACACGTCGATCGCCGCGCTGTGCGACGACCTGCTGGTCGTCACCTTCAACGGCCTGTCGAAGAACTACCGCGCCTGCGGCTATCGTGCCGGCTGGATGGTGCTGTCGGGCGAGAAGCGACACGCAAAGGACTACATCGAGGGGCTCAACATGCTGGCCTCGATGCGCCTGTGCGCCAATGCGCCGGGCCAGTTTGCCATCCAGACTGCGCTCGGCGGCTACCAGAGCATCCATGACCTGGTGAGCCCCGGCGGGCGTCTGCTCAAGCAGCGTGACCTCGCCTACCAGCTGCTGACGGACATCCCCGGCATCAGCGTGGTCAAACCGAAGGCGGCACTGTACATGTTCCCCCGCCTCGATCCGAAGATCTATCCGATCGCGGATGACCAGCAGTTCGCCTACGACCTGCTGGCCGAAACCAAGGTCCTGATCGTCCAGGGGACGGGCTTCAACTGGATCGCGCCGGATCACTTCCGTGTCGTGTTCCTGCCCAATACCGACGACATGACGGAAGCCTTCGGACGCATCGCACGCTTCCTCGAGGGCTACCGCCGCCGACACGGCCGGGGCTGA
- a CDS encoding VOC family protein, translated as MKQSIVHIALVVRDYDEAIDFYVNTLGFELLDDTYQPAQDKRWVVVAPPGGTGTTILLARASKPEQLAFVGNQAGGRVFLFLNTDDFWRDVERLRSQGVRFVREPKEEDYGHVAVFADLYGNQWDLLQLRDGHPLAARFGHTR; from the coding sequence GTGAAACAGTCGATTGTGCATATCGCATTGGTCGTGCGGGACTACGACGAGGCGATCGATTTCTACGTCAACACGCTGGGGTTCGAGCTGCTGGACGACACCTACCAGCCGGCGCAGGACAAACGCTGGGTCGTCGTGGCGCCGCCCGGCGGCACTGGGACGACGATCCTGCTGGCGCGGGCATCGAAGCCGGAACAACTGGCGTTTGTCGGCAACCAGGCCGGCGGCCGGGTCTTCCTGTTCCTCAATACGGATGACTTCTGGCGCGACGTCGAACGCCTGCGTTCGCAGGGCGTGCGTTTCGTGCGCGAGCCGAAGGAAGAGGACTACGGCCACGTGGCCGTCTTTGCCGATCTGTATGGCAATCAGTGGGATCTGCTGCAGTTGCGCGACGGGCATCCTTTGGCCGCACGCTTCGGGCACACGCGATAG
- a CDS encoding glutathione S-transferase, whose product MEPVSERYILYYWPTIQGRGEFVRLALEEAGVPYEDVARGREGMGPIERVLDRELELHAPFAPPVLRAGELLIGQTTNILQFLGARHGLAPRSLTARLWCNQLQLTIADIVAEAHDVHHPISVNSYYEDQKKEASARAKDFRSQRIPKFLGYFERVLDNNAGSGGYAASTKLTYVDLSLFQLVAGLRYAFPNTMARLQPQWPRLIALHDMVAARPRIAAYLKSKRRIPFNEDGIFRHYIELDEQV is encoded by the coding sequence GTGGAACCCGTATCGGAACGCTATATCCTGTATTACTGGCCGACGATCCAGGGCCGTGGCGAGTTCGTCCGGCTGGCGCTGGAAGAGGCGGGCGTGCCGTACGAGGACGTGGCGCGCGGCCGCGAGGGCATGGGACCCATCGAACGGGTGCTCGATCGCGAACTGGAGCTGCACGCCCCGTTCGCGCCACCCGTGCTGCGCGCGGGCGAGCTGCTGATCGGCCAGACCACCAACATCCTGCAGTTCCTGGGCGCGCGCCACGGCCTGGCGCCACGCTCCCTGACTGCGCGGCTGTGGTGCAACCAGCTGCAGCTGACGATCGCCGACATCGTCGCCGAGGCGCACGACGTGCACCACCCGATCTCCGTCAACAGCTACTACGAAGACCAGAAGAAGGAAGCCAGCGCGCGCGCGAAGGATTTCCGCTCCCAGCGCATCCCCAAGTTCCTCGGCTATTTCGAACGGGTGCTGGACAACAATGCGGGCAGCGGCGGCTACGCCGCCAGCACGAAGCTGACGTACGTGGACCTGTCGCTGTTCCAGCTCGTCGCCGGCCTGCGCTATGCGTTCCCGAACACGATGGCGCGCCTGCAGCCGCAATGGCCGCGCCTGATCGCGCTGCACGACATGGTGGCGGCGCGGCCGCGCATCGCGGCCTACCTGAAGTCGAAGCGGCGCATTCCGTTCAACGAGGACGGCATCTTCCGGCACTACATCGAGCTGGACGAACAGGTTTGA
- a CDS encoding sulfite exporter TauE/SafE family protein has protein sequence MPPVPPLELHTIVLIAAAGLFAGTQNALAGGGSFITFPALLLAGLNPLAANMTSTIAMFPSQATSAIAGRKLVDDVGPLTFRQMFVISVIGGVLGAILLRITPPTFFERLVPWLVLFATSMFAWGAFRKQPLHAASSMPRWALVLTQAAISIYGGYFGGGIGFLMLAALTIAGQQIRAATATKNMLAMAMNAAATLVFAFSSLISWPAALALCAGGIGGGLLGAWLIHRLPPRIMRIFVVAVGIALTIYMFVR, from the coding sequence ATGCCGCCCGTCCCGCCGCTCGAACTGCACACCATCGTCCTGATCGCCGCCGCCGGCCTGTTTGCCGGCACCCAGAACGCCCTGGCGGGGGGCGGCTCGTTCATCACCTTCCCCGCCCTGCTGCTGGCCGGGCTGAACCCGCTGGCCGCCAACATGACATCGACGATCGCCATGTTCCCCAGCCAGGCCACGTCCGCGATCGCGGGTCGCAAGCTGGTCGACGACGTGGGCCCGCTGACGTTCCGTCAGATGTTCGTCATCAGCGTGATCGGCGGCGTGCTCGGCGCGATCCTGCTGCGCATCACGCCGCCCACGTTCTTCGAGCGGCTGGTGCCGTGGCTGGTGCTGTTCGCCACGTCGATGTTTGCCTGGGGCGCGTTTCGCAAACAGCCGCTGCATGCGGCTTCGTCGATGCCGCGCTGGGCGCTGGTCCTCACCCAGGCTGCCATCTCGATCTACGGCGGCTATTTCGGCGGCGGCATCGGCTTCCTGATGCTGGCCGCGCTGACGATCGCCGGCCAGCAGATCCGCGCCGCGACGGCCACCAAGAACATGCTGGCGATGGCGATGAACGCGGCGGCCACGCTGGTTTTCGCGTTCTCCAGCCTGATCAGCTGGCCCGCCGCGCTGGCACTGTGCGCCGGCGGCATCGGCGGCGGCCTGCTGGGCGCCTGGCTGATCCACCGCCTGCCGCCCCGCATCATGCGCATCTTCGTCGTCGCCGTGGGCATCGCGCTGACGATCTACATGTTCGTGCGCTGA
- a CDS encoding peroxiredoxin, which produces MADSPTSSPLADFSAAMTGGQTFTLSGRPARHTVLYFYPKDNTPGCTTESLAFRDLHEQFRAAGAEVYGISRDSLRSHEGFKAKLELPFELISDPDEAVCQAFGVMKMKKMYGKEVRGVERSTFVIDADGRLVKEWRGVKVPGHVDEVLEFVVRR; this is translated from the coding sequence GTGGCCGATAGCCCAACCTCTTCCCCTCTGGCCGATTTTTCGGCCGCCATGACCGGCGGCCAGACCTTCACGCTGTCGGGCCGCCCCGCCAGGCATACCGTGCTGTACTTCTACCCGAAGGACAATACGCCCGGCTGCACGACCGAAAGCCTGGCCTTTCGCGACCTGCACGAGCAGTTCCGTGCTGCCGGCGCCGAAGTGTACGGCATCAGCCGCGACTCGCTGCGCTCGCACGAGGGCTTCAAGGCCAAGCTGGAGCTGCCGTTCGAATTGATCTCCGACCCGGACGAAGCGGTGTGCCAGGCGTTCGGCGTCATGAAGATGAAGAAGATGTACGGCAAGGAAGTGCGGGGCGTGGAGCGCAGCACGTTTGTCATTGACGCTGACGGCCGATTGGTGAAAGAATGGCGTGGCGTAAAGGTGCCCGGGCACGTGGACGAAGTGCTGGAATTTGTCGTGCGCCGCTGA
- a CDS encoding heavy-metal-associated domain-containing protein: MYELQVENMSCGHCVASVTKAVQAVDGAARVDVDLAGKQVKVASSAPLDAVKAAIAEAGYPVTAAR; this comes from the coding sequence ATGTACGAACTGCAAGTGGAAAACATGAGCTGCGGCCACTGCGTGGCCAGCGTGACGAAGGCCGTCCAGGCGGTCGACGGCGCCGCCCGGGTGGACGTGGACCTGGCGGGCAAGCAGGTCAAGGTGGCGTCGTCGGCCCCGCTGGATGCCGTCAAGGCGGCCATTGCGGAGGCTGGGTATCCGGTGACGGCGGCCCGTTGA
- a CDS encoding PhoH family protein, translating into MPLPKLPTKPATLLLAKDYPKASGANPVPFPEHEADAAPKKSTRAKSVELFEPVAPPMMADIPTPAPAAKKTARKGAAKAAPVAAAPALPTPPAVVEEAVKAKVETEVKTEVKAKAPRAKVTPVKAEAPHPAHHKAKEVVIKSSTSRHADQIGGTKLFVLDTNVLMHDPTSLFRFEEHDVFLPMMTLEELDNHKKGMSEVARNARQVSRTLDALVANTDDDAIEQGIPLSKLGNKDAKGRLFFQTRLQIADLPEGLPQGKADNQILAVVRSLEAEQAGRAVVLVSKDINMRIKARALGLPAEDYFNDHVLEDTDLLYSGIVQLPDDFWNKHGKDMESWQENKNGYSYTYYRVTGPFVPSLLVNQFVYLEPNNGEASFYGQVKQLNGKTAVIKVLRDYSHNKNNVWGVTARNREQNFALNLLMDPECDFVTLLGQAGTGKTLLALASGLAQVLETKLYNEIIVTRVTVPVGEDIGFLPGTEEEKMSPWMGAFDDNLEVLNKSDNDAGEWGRAATQDLIRSRIKIKSLNFMRGRTFVNKFLIIDEAQNLTPKQIKTLVTRAGPGTKILCLGNIAQIDTPYLTEGSSGLTYVVDRFKGWSHSGHVTLARGERSRLADHASDVL; encoded by the coding sequence ATGCCACTGCCAAAACTGCCTACCAAGCCAGCCACGCTGCTGCTGGCCAAAGACTACCCGAAGGCGAGCGGAGCGAATCCGGTCCCTTTCCCCGAACATGAAGCCGACGCCGCGCCGAAGAAATCGACGCGCGCCAAATCCGTCGAGCTGTTCGAACCTGTCGCGCCACCCATGATGGCCGACATCCCGACGCCTGCGCCGGCCGCGAAGAAGACCGCCCGCAAAGGCGCCGCCAAGGCGGCCCCGGTGGCCGCCGCACCTGCCCTGCCGACGCCGCCGGCCGTCGTCGAAGAGGCCGTAAAGGCCAAGGTCGAGACCGAGGTCAAGACCGAGGTCAAGGCCAAGGCGCCGCGCGCCAAGGTCACGCCGGTCAAGGCCGAGGCGCCCCATCCGGCCCACCACAAGGCCAAGGAAGTCGTCATCAAGTCGTCCACCAGCCGCCATGCCGACCAGATCGGCGGCACCAAGCTGTTCGTGCTGGACACGAACGTGCTGATGCACGATCCGACGTCCCTGTTCCGCTTCGAGGAGCACGACGTGTTCCTGCCGATGATGACGCTGGAGGAACTGGACAACCACAAGAAAGGCATGTCCGAGGTCGCCCGCAATGCGCGCCAGGTCTCGCGCACGCTGGACGCACTGGTCGCCAACACGGACGACGACGCCATTGAACAGGGCATCCCGCTGTCCAAGCTGGGCAACAAGGACGCCAAGGGCCGCCTGTTCTTCCAGACCCGCCTGCAGATCGCCGACCTGCCGGAAGGCCTGCCGCAGGGTAAGGCCGACAACCAGATCCTGGCCGTCGTCCGTTCGCTCGAAGCGGAGCAGGCAGGCCGCGCCGTCGTGCTGGTGTCGAAGGACATCAACATGCGCATCAAGGCGCGCGCCCTCGGCCTGCCCGCCGAGGACTACTTCAACGACCACGTGCTGGAAGACACGGACCTGCTGTACTCGGGCATCGTGCAGCTGCCGGACGACTTCTGGAACAAGCACGGCAAGGACATGGAGTCCTGGCAGGAGAACAAGAACGGCTACAGCTACACGTACTACCGCGTGACCGGCCCGTTCGTGCCTTCGCTGCTGGTGAACCAGTTCGTCTACCTGGAACCGAACAACGGCGAGGCGTCGTTCTACGGCCAGGTCAAGCAGTTGAACGGCAAGACGGCCGTCATCAAGGTGCTGCGTGACTACAGCCACAACAAGAACAACGTGTGGGGCGTCACGGCGCGCAACCGCGAGCAGAACTTCGCGCTGAACCTGCTGATGGACCCGGAATGCGATTTCGTCACGCTGCTGGGCCAGGCAGGTACCGGCAAGACGCTGCTGGCGCTGGCCTCCGGCCTGGCGCAGGTGCTGGAGACGAAGCTGTACAACGAGATCATCGTCACCCGCGTCACGGTGCCGGTGGGCGAGGACATCGGCTTCCTGCCGGGTACCGAGGAAGAGAAGATGAGCCCATGGATGGGCGCTTTCGACGACAACCTGGAAGTGCTGAACAAGTCCGACAACGACGCCGGCGAATGGGGCCGCGCGGCGACGCAGGACCTGATCCGTTCGCGCATCAAGATCAAGTCGCTCAACTTCATGCGCGGCCGCACGTTCGTCAACAAGTTCCTGATCATCGACGAGGCGCAGAACCTGACGCCGAAGCAGATCAAGACGCTGGTGACGCGCGCCGGTCCAGGCACCAAGATCCTCTGCCTGGGCAATATCGCGCAGATCGACACGCCCTACCTGACGGAAGGCTCGAGCGGCCTGACGTACGTGGTGGACCGCTTCAAGGGCTGGTCGCACAGCGGCCACGTCACGCTGGCACGCGGCGAACGCTCGCGCCTGGCCGATCACGCGAGCGACGTGCTGTAA
- a CDS encoding TonB-dependent receptor yields MFILSADAHIACRRKPGALARHIVAAALPAAFLSHAAAQEAVADTPVIKVLGHYDNGVGTSDAASQGTVTADLIASRPALRPGELLEFVPGVIVTQHSGDGKANQYFLRGFNLDHGTDFATYVDGMPVNMRTHAHGQGYTDLNFLIPELVGRIGYKKGPYYAEEGDFASAGAARMELADRLVGMAGLTVGAHQYRRALVAGTAPQAGGNLLYALELAHNDGPWQVPEAFHKWSGVLRYSAASGADRFSVTAMGYRAGWRATSQIPLRAVQGGQLDVFGTQDPSDAGHTSRYSLSAQWKRRGAATAWQANAYVVRSDLTLYNNFTWFLDDPALGDQFLQRERRTMTGFDASHTWHGRLGERASSTTVGVQGRFDHIAPLVLAATANQQLLRTYARSRVDQASAALWLQHTLQWTPWLRSIAGLRYDRYRFDVDSSLAANSGKATDHVASPKLSLVLGPWNATEFFVNHGAGFHSNDARGTTAHVAPRELTAVDPVTPLVKTRGSEIGMRSEIVKGLQSSLALWRLRSGSELVFSGDAGDTSASRASRRRGIEWNNHVIAAPWLLFDLDLAYSRARYLGDDPAGAYVPGAVEKVASFGATVNDVGPAGRWSGAFQLRYFGPRPLVEDDSVRSSSTALAYLRAGYRIGRDWHLGIDVFNLFDRRVNDIEYYYASRLPGETAGGVQDIHFHPGEPRTARVTLRRAF; encoded by the coding sequence ATGTTCATCCTGTCTGCCGACGCGCACATTGCGTGCCGTCGCAAGCCTGGCGCACTCGCGCGCCATATCGTCGCGGCCGCGCTGCCTGCCGCTTTCCTGTCACACGCCGCGGCCCAGGAGGCCGTTGCCGACACACCCGTCATCAAGGTACTGGGCCATTACGACAATGGCGTCGGGACGTCCGATGCCGCCAGCCAGGGCACGGTCACGGCCGACCTGATCGCCAGCCGGCCGGCGCTGCGCCCGGGCGAGCTGCTCGAATTCGTGCCAGGCGTGATCGTCACGCAGCACAGCGGCGACGGCAAGGCCAACCAGTACTTCCTGCGCGGTTTCAACCTCGACCACGGCACGGATTTCGCCACCTACGTGGACGGTATGCCCGTCAACATGCGCACGCACGCGCACGGCCAGGGCTACACGGACCTGAATTTCCTGATCCCCGAACTGGTGGGGCGCATCGGCTACAAGAAAGGGCCGTACTACGCCGAGGAAGGCGACTTCGCCTCGGCCGGGGCGGCGCGCATGGAACTGGCCGACCGGCTCGTCGGCATGGCCGGGCTGACCGTCGGTGCGCACCAGTACCGCCGCGCGCTGGTGGCCGGCACCGCGCCTCAGGCGGGCGGCAACCTGCTGTACGCGCTGGAACTGGCGCACAACGACGGACCGTGGCAGGTCCCGGAGGCGTTCCACAAATGGTCCGGCGTGCTGCGCTACAGTGCCGCCAGCGGCGCCGACCGGTTCAGCGTGACGGCGATGGGCTACCGCGCCGGCTGGCGCGCCACCAGCCAGATCCCGCTGCGCGCCGTGCAAGGGGGCCAGCTGGACGTATTCGGCACCCAGGACCCCAGCGACGCGGGCCACACGTCTCGCTACAGCCTGTCGGCACAATGGAAGCGGCGCGGCGCGGCCACGGCGTGGCAGGCCAATGCCTACGTCGTGCGCTCCGACCTGACCTTGTACAACAACTTCACGTGGTTCCTCGACGACCCGGCGCTGGGCGACCAGTTCCTGCAGCGGGAGCGTCGCACGATGACGGGGTTCGATGCCAGCCATACGTGGCATGGCCGCCTGGGCGAACGCGCCAGCAGTACCACCGTCGGCGTGCAGGGCCGCTTCGACCATATCGCGCCGCTGGTACTGGCCGCGACGGCAAACCAGCAACTGCTGCGCACCTACGCGCGCTCGCGCGTGGACCAAGCCAGCGCGGCGCTGTGGCTGCAGCATACGTTGCAGTGGACCCCATGGCTGCGCTCCATCGCCGGCCTGCGCTACGACCGCTACCGCTTCGACGTGGACAGCTCCCTCGCCGCCAACAGCGGCAAGGCCACCGACCATGTCGCGTCGCCCAAGTTGTCGCTGGTGCTGGGACCCTGGAACGCGACGGAATTCTTCGTCAACCACGGCGCGGGCTTCCACAGCAACGATGCGCGCGGCACGACGGCGCACGTGGCGCCGCGCGAGCTGACGGCTGTCGATCCCGTCACGCCGCTGGTCAAGACACGCGGGTCCGAGATCGGCATGCGCAGCGAGATCGTGAAGGGGCTGCAAAGTTCGCTGGCGCTGTGGCGCTTGCGCTCCGGTTCCGAGCTGGTGTTCTCGGGCGACGCCGGCGACACCTCGGCCAGCCGGGCCAGCAGGCGCCGCGGCATCGAATGGAACAACCACGTCATCGCCGCGCCCTGGCTGCTGTTCGACCTGGACCTGGCGTATTCGCGGGCGCGCTACCTGGGCGACGACCCGGCCGGCGCGTACGTGCCGGGAGCGGTGGAAAAGGTGGCATCGTTCGGTGCGACCGTCAACGACGTCGGCCCGGCCGGGCGCTGGTCCGGCGCGTTCCAGCTGCGCTACTTCGGCCCGCGCCCACTGGTGGAGGACGACAGCGTGCGCTCCTCGTCCACGGCGCTTGCCTACCTGCGGGCCGGCTACCGCATCGGCCGCGACTGGCACCTGGGGATCGACGTGTTCAACCTGTTCGACCGCCGGGTCAACGACATCGAGTATTACTATGCCTCGCGCCTGCCGGGCGAGACGGCCGGCGGCGTGCAGGACATCCACTTCCACCCGGGCGAGCCGCGCACGGCGCGGGTCACGCTGCGGCGCGCGTTCTGA